A single Natrinema pellirubrum DSM 15624 DNA region contains:
- a CDS encoding poly-gamma-glutamate biosynthesis protein PgsC/CapC, with protein MWVATLVAVIGLLSVGAITQFTGYRMGGSITIPVLAVYCLKNFVMLPVFVLSGAAAYVGLWLLRRRTLIFGRDELIATMVIGTAVPVVTLFFILQLGLEVGVVAFLGSILPGLEAYNYHRIKPEYRRNDLLASVGLFVTLTALGWVLVSNGFARQFGTLTPPVLFSSTADVAIYKGVAVPIDPESVILPREIVAGLFAGGLVLSERLRDRFGVRVGIIGAVLLAIYALASYWLVILYVLLLALSFGFIQFSNYLTLRYGRVLLGVTVAVAIFASVSLTFVLPIERGLSAFFTAILAGVGAYNAHASAPFERRLVVPLQIVVFVPALIVARLFSVPQSRGFPQELTLPVLGIAAVLWVAALGIAYWYTVSPPSEADVLSASVLSEGGET; from the coding sequence ATGTGGGTGGCCACACTAGTCGCCGTTATCGGTCTCTTGAGCGTCGGAGCCATCACTCAGTTCACCGGGTATCGTATGGGAGGGTCAATCACCATTCCCGTTCTTGCCGTGTACTGTTTGAAGAACTTCGTCATGCTCCCCGTTTTTGTGTTGAGTGGGGCAGCTGCGTACGTCGGTCTGTGGCTTCTCCGTCGCCGAACGTTGATTTTTGGGCGTGACGAGCTTATCGCAACGATGGTCATCGGAACAGCCGTTCCAGTGGTCACGCTCTTTTTCATCTTGCAGTTAGGTCTTGAGGTGGGAGTGGTTGCGTTTCTGGGTAGTATTCTCCCCGGGCTAGAAGCGTACAATTATCATCGAATAAAACCGGAATATCGCCGAAACGACCTCTTAGCGAGTGTCGGGTTATTCGTTACCCTCACTGCGCTCGGCTGGGTACTGGTCTCCAATGGGTTTGCGCGTCAATTTGGTACGCTGACACCGCCGGTCCTTTTCTCTTCGACGGCGGATGTCGCTATCTACAAAGGTGTTGCAGTGCCCATCGACCCCGAATCTGTTATACTCCCTCGAGAGATTGTGGCCGGACTGTTCGCTGGTGGCCTCGTTCTTTCTGAACGGCTCCGGGATCGGTTCGGTGTCCGTGTCGGGATCATCGGTGCGGTCCTCCTCGCGATTTATGCGCTAGCGAGCTACTGGCTCGTAATCCTGTACGTCCTTTTACTTGCGCTATCGTTCGGCTTCATCCAGTTTTCGAACTACCTCACACTCCGGTACGGACGAGTCCTTCTCGGAGTGACTGTCGCAGTCGCGATCTTCGCTTCGGTATCGCTGACGTTTGTCTTGCCGATTGAGCGTGGACTGTCGGCGTTCTTCACTGCGATCTTGGCGGGTGTCGGGGCGTACAACGCGCATGCGTCAGCCCCCTTCGAGCGCCGCCTCGTCGTCCCGCTTCAGATCGTGGTCTTCGTTCCCGCTTTGATCGTCGCTCGACTGTTCAGTGTACCTCAATCTCGTGGGTTTCCACAAGAGTTGACGTTGCCTGTCCTGGGGATTGCAGCGGTTCTCTGGGTGGCTGCCCTGGGTATCGCGTACTGGTATACGGTATCACCTCCGAGCGAAGCGGATGTTCTCTCTGCATCGGTTCTCTCTGAAGGGGGTGAAACATGA
- a CDS encoding response regulator transcription factor, whose amino-acid sequence MLDVMMPEMDGFSVLDRIRENGEMQEISVIMLTSRSREEDIVRALEAGADDFLAKPFNKSELYGRVQQTLQ is encoded by the coding sequence ATTCTTGACGTTATGATGCCAGAGATGGATGGGTTTTCGGTCTTGGATCGCATCAGAGAGAACGGTGAAATGCAGGAGATTTCAGTTATTATGCTGACGTCTCGGAGTCGGGAGGAAGACATCGTTCGAGCGCTTGAGGCAGGTGCGGACGATTTCTTGGCTAAGCCATTCAACAAATCCGAACTATACGGACGGGTACAGCAAACACTCCAGTGA
- a CDS encoding IS5-like element ISNpe2 family transposase: MSSTTATLQDVASVDEFLNAAATETVPLFEYLEFEFLLEYDVFAPARRGRTRVHQPPDLFRAFLHCYYKNIYGTRPVTRELQHGLVWYYCGLDKPPSRDTIDRFLTDLEHIINDVFDRLVEQAAVRGLLDSTYSIDSTHIEAIQYNDAASWNYDPTAEEYYYGFGCTIVSTGAKIPIAAEFTQAKQADQETAMRVTGDALAVDTPIWMLGDSAYDILDWHDYLLTAGVVPIAPYNPRNTDDPKDIEYRVEDRIEEHSEDVQLKRSILDETFNNRTGIERTNDAVKDCGLGHVRARGRVHARTEVFVALCLRIVIAITNYERGHDPGREMLKL, encoded by the coding sequence GTGTCCAGCACAACCGCGACCCTGCAAGACGTTGCTTCGGTCGATGAGTTTTTGAATGCAGCGGCTACGGAAACAGTTCCGCTGTTTGAGTATCTTGAGTTCGAGTTTCTACTGGAGTACGACGTGTTCGCCCCCGCTCGCCGGGGGCGAACACGAGTTCACCAGCCACCTGATCTCTTTCGCGCCTTTCTCCATTGCTACTACAAGAACATCTACGGAACACGCCCAGTCACGCGAGAACTCCAGCACGGCCTTGTCTGGTACTACTGCGGACTCGACAAACCGCCATCGAGAGACACCATTGACCGGTTTCTCACTGATCTCGAACACATTATCAACGATGTCTTCGACAGGCTCGTCGAGCAGGCCGCCGTCCGCGGCCTGCTCGACTCGACGTACTCTATCGATTCGACGCACATCGAGGCGATCCAGTACAACGACGCTGCCTCATGGAACTACGATCCAACAGCCGAAGAGTACTACTACGGCTTCGGCTGTACGATCGTTTCAACCGGTGCAAAGATCCCGATAGCAGCGGAGTTCACACAGGCCAAACAAGCAGACCAAGAGACGGCGATGCGCGTCACGGGTGACGCGCTCGCCGTCGATACACCGATCTGGATGCTTGGAGACAGCGCCTACGACATCCTCGATTGGCACGACTACCTGCTGACCGCAGGAGTCGTGCCAATCGCTCCGTACAACCCGCGAAACACTGACGACCCGAAAGACATCGAGTACAGGGTCGAAGACCGCATTGAGGAACACAGCGAGGACGTTCAGCTGAAACGATCCATCTTGGACGAGACGTTCAACAACCGGACAGGAATCGAACGAACCAACGACGCAGTCAAGGACTGCGGCCTCGGGCACGTCCGCGCCCGAGGCCGCGTCCACGCACGAACAGAAGTGTTCGTTGCGCTATGTCTTCGGATCGTCATTGCAATCACCAACTACGAGCGAGGACACGATCCAGGACGTGAGATGCTCAAGCTATGA
- a CDS encoding response regulator — protein sequence MPAEILAADDDESLREMISISLSEEFDVETVKDGKEAWEYLNNNSALHVEVGA from the coding sequence ATGCCTGCGGAAATTCTGGCTGCTGACGACGATGAAAGCCTCCGAGAGATGATCAGTATTAGTCTCAGTGAGGAGTTCGACGTAGAGACTGTAAAAGATGGTAAGGAGGCATGGGAGTACTTAAATAATAACTCAGCTTTGCACGTTGAAGTAGGAGCGTGA
- a CDS encoding IS1595-like element ISNpe21 family transposase gives MIPLDVFGSESVAADLLEQVRWRNGVTCPRCRSDRTVKNGSYGNFQRYLCKNCDRTFNDKTGTIFAHSKVALRKWLFSIYAFLRFNTSLRQLQLEIDVQYKTIYQRVERFTKALDAPSIDLVGPVEIDEVYVSAGLKGRERDARSRSRGLSTRGRGSYDQDKPPVFTIVDRGTDNRYVIPAKSADESTVRLLLANRKKEPLTVYTDGFRVYDPLNEDDAFEREYVVHGDGEYADEDVHVNTCESHGSLLRPWLSPHRGVSKDKLTQYLRAFQLRRKLLRKPGREALKHAIKATL, from the coding sequence ATGATTCCGCTAGATGTGTTTGGGTCGGAATCGGTCGCAGCGGACCTGTTGGAGCAGGTTCGCTGGCGTAACGGTGTTACTTGCCCTCGCTGCCGTTCTGACCGAACGGTCAAGAACGGCAGCTATGGGAACTTTCAGCGCTATCTCTGTAAGAATTGCGACCGCACATTCAACGACAAGACCGGCACGATTTTCGCCCATTCGAAGGTTGCACTCAGAAAGTGGCTGTTCTCGATTTACGCGTTTCTCCGGTTTAACACGAGTCTTCGCCAACTTCAGCTAGAAATCGACGTTCAGTACAAAACGATTTACCAGCGCGTCGAGCGCTTCACGAAGGCGCTCGACGCGCCTTCGATCGACCTCGTCGGTCCCGTTGAAATCGACGAAGTCTACGTTTCTGCAGGGCTGAAAGGCCGCGAGCGCGACGCTCGGTCGCGCTCGCGTGGCCTGTCCACGCGTGGACGAGGATCGTACGATCAGGACAAACCGCCGGTGTTCACGATCGTCGATCGCGGCACCGACAATCGGTACGTGATCCCCGCGAAATCCGCCGACGAATCAACGGTTCGGCTCCTTCTCGCAAACCGCAAGAAGGAGCCACTGACCGTCTACACCGACGGATTTCGTGTCTACGACCCACTCAACGAGGACGACGCATTCGAGCGCGAATACGTCGTCCACGGCGACGGCGAATACGCGGATGAAGATGTCCACGTCAATACCTGCGAGAGCCACGGATCGCTGCTGCGACCGTGGCTCTCGCCTCATCGAGGCGTCTCAAAAGATAAGCTCACACAGTATCTCCGAGCGTTCCAGCTTCGACGAAAACTACTGCGGAAACCGGGAAGAGAAGCGCTCAAACACGCTATCAAAGCTACGCTGTGA
- a CDS encoding DUF7289 family protein has translation MKSRGVSPLIGFVLLIGIVAVASISLLVVGGEMMDTGQQQTEETLVKQSFVKLSNTIASMRESSDTASDATLNAGEQGAIAHHDSATYEIWAESYNSSNKMPIENGTIGTIEYKSDDGTKVAFEGGGVFSETGKETQVLSKPAISYDKEANTLSFSVTELTDERSLRSGDIYLNHVNSTGGEKTFVRDDHIFINRSCVALC, from the coding sequence ATGAAGAGTCGAGGCGTAAGTCCTCTAATTGGATTTGTTCTTCTAATAGGAATAGTTGCTGTCGCCTCGATAAGTCTCCTTGTCGTCGGGGGCGAGATGATGGATACAGGTCAGCAACAAACAGAAGAAACCCTGGTGAAACAATCATTTGTCAAATTGAGTAATACTATTGCATCCATGAGAGAAAGTAGTGATACAGCAAGTGATGCAACATTAAATGCTGGTGAGCAGGGAGCAATAGCGCACCATGATTCCGCCACATACGAAATATGGGCTGAAAGCTATAATAGTTCTAATAAAATGCCCATCGAAAATGGAACAATTGGTACTATTGAATACAAGAGCGACGATGGCACAAAAGTCGCCTTTGAGGGAGGGGGCGTTTTTAGCGAGACGGGCAAAGAAACGCAAGTTCTCTCTAAACCAGCAATAAGCTATGACAAAGAAGCGAATACCCTCTCGTTTTCAGTCACAGAACTCACGGATGAGAGGTCCCTTCGATCAGGAGACATCTATCTTAACCATGTAAATTCTACTGGTGGTGAAAAGACGTTTGTCAGAGACGACCACATATTCATCAATCGCTCTTGTGTAGCACTTTGTTGA
- a CDS encoding DMT family transporter — MTKLEDVLLFGALALVWGTAFTAIEIGLETLPPLLFAAARLDIAAVIFVGAVLLGRLRWRPRTKADLALILSNGILVIGAHFAFSFIGQSYVTSGVAAIVLSFTPIITPIIAIRVLSTERIYVTDVVGLCSGLAGVIAIAITGGSVDGQLLGIGLLLASAVVFALGSVLTERWSADLPTMALHAWAMGTGAVFLHVTAYAYSGATLRNVTWTPSAAAALTYLGVFATAGGFLLYFTLLERTGATNISLINYATPIVATVFGAALLGEGITMATVAGFALIVVGFALCNIRPLWRLTRDTSNTADHDLLERDEVRIQGNVYKTETDSQTSLQPGD, encoded by the coding sequence ATGACAAAGTTAGAAGACGTGCTGTTGTTCGGTGCGCTTGCACTCGTCTGGGGAACGGCGTTCACAGCGATCGAAATCGGGCTCGAAACGCTCCCACCGCTTCTCTTCGCAGCGGCCCGACTAGATATCGCTGCGGTCATTTTTGTCGGCGCGGTGCTACTCGGCCGGCTTCGGTGGCGTCCCCGGACGAAAGCCGACCTCGCTCTTATCCTCTCGAACGGCATCCTCGTCATCGGAGCGCACTTCGCGTTCTCGTTCATCGGCCAGAGCTACGTCACGAGCGGTGTCGCTGCGATCGTTCTCAGTTTCACACCGATTATCACGCCGATCATCGCCATTCGAGTCCTCTCGACGGAACGGATCTACGTCACGGATGTCGTCGGACTCTGTTCTGGGCTTGCCGGCGTAATCGCGATTGCAATTACCGGTGGGTCCGTTGATGGACAGCTCCTCGGTATCGGGCTTCTCTTGGCGTCCGCAGTCGTCTTCGCGCTCGGCTCCGTCCTGACCGAACGCTGGTCGGCGGACCTCCCAACGATGGCACTCCACGCGTGGGCAATGGGTACCGGTGCAGTGTTCCTCCACGTGACGGCGTACGCCTATTCTGGAGCAACGCTCCGAAACGTAACGTGGACGCCGTCGGCAGCCGCTGCGCTCACATACCTCGGGGTCTTCGCGACAGCGGGCGGTTTCCTCCTGTATTTCACGTTGCTAGAGAGAACCGGCGCAACGAACATTAGCCTCATCAACTACGCAACACCGATCGTCGCGACGGTCTTCGGCGCAGCCCTGCTCGGGGAGGGGATCACGATGGCGACCGTCGCCGGATTCGCGCTCATCGTCGTCGGATTCGCGCTTTGTAACATCCGGCCGCTCTGGCGGCTGACCCGGGACACTTCAAACACAGCCGACCACGATTTGCTCGAGCGGGATGAAGTCCGTATCCAAGGGAACGTGTACAAGACGGAAACCGACTCCCAGACCTCACTGCAACCAGGCGATTGA
- a CDS encoding IS5-like element ISNpe14 family transposase translates to MRSKRPIIRQCKNLAKQHVDNPDEPAAPDGASGFAEWAQIAFILLHAELDKDFRETEAWFNDSRAIREELNIDKSPDHTTLCRWEQQVDMRELRSLLRRSAEQAGWSGTAAIDASGFQRDQTSYHYRNRAGFSFHKLKTTVLVDTESLAIKDVHFTTKRKWDGHIGLQVYRRNAEDLQEFLADANYSWSDLREECRAGATRPLIKHKEHNALKKAHNARMDEDLYHQRTLSETAFSLLKDDGEKLRSRSWHGQFRELTRKCIVHNLSQAAS, encoded by the coding sequence ATGAGGTCGAAACGACCGATCATACGGCAGTGTAAGAATCTTGCCAAACAGCACGTGGATAACCCTGACGAACCCGCTGCGCCGGACGGCGCCAGCGGGTTCGCCGAGTGGGCTCAGATCGCGTTTATCCTCTTGCATGCGGAACTCGACAAAGATTTCCGAGAGACTGAAGCATGGTTCAATGACTCCAGAGCCATCCGTGAAGAGCTCAACATCGACAAATCGCCGGATCACACCACGCTCTGTCGATGGGAGCAACAGGTCGACATGCGTGAGCTCCGCAGCCTGCTCCGCCGCAGTGCGGAGCAGGCTGGCTGGTCGGGAACAGCAGCAATCGACGCCAGTGGCTTCCAGCGAGATCAGACCAGCTATCATTACCGGAATCGTGCTGGCTTCTCGTTTCATAAGCTGAAGACGACGGTTTTGGTCGATACAGAGTCACTGGCGATCAAAGACGTTCATTTCACGACGAAGCGCAAGTGGGACGGACACATCGGCTTGCAGGTCTATCGGCGCAACGCCGAAGACCTGCAAGAGTTCCTTGCAGATGCGAACTATTCGTGGTCAGATCTCAGAGAGGAGTGTCGCGCTGGCGCGACACGACCGCTAATCAAGCACAAGGAGCACAATGCGCTGAAGAAAGCGCATAACGCTCGGATGGACGAAGATCTGTACCATCAGCGGACACTGAGTGAGACTGCGTTCTCACTACTGAAGGATGACGGTGAGAAGTTACGCTCTCGGAGCTGGCACGGCCAGTTCCGAGAGCTCACGCGCAAGTGTATCGTGCATAACCTATCGCAGGCGGCGAGTTAG
- a CDS encoding inorganic phosphate transporter, whose product MVVLLTVVGIGVAIFVGFNIGGSSTGVAFGPAVGSRLVRKTTAGALFVAFGFIGAWTVGRNVIATMSSSIVPATQFTPAASVAVLFFTGASLFVSNLYGVPASTSMTAVGAIVGLGLASDTLNRALMFVIVSAWIVAPLSCFLIGAVVGRYIYPYLDRYIAFTKFDLHFVQLDRSGTVPRPYLNKNASPQDIVGSLSVVVIACYMAFSAGASNAANAVAPLVGSGGSLTVNQGVLLAVAAFGLGSFTIARRTLETVGDDITELPILASLIVSVVGGTVITILSYFGIPASLAVSTTSTIIGLGWGRASRAATLVELAIPTPERPEVDVATGALVTSRAEEAPAGPTIGDIARQEKPAEKPADVPDVPDVGAEGPADLDERSLFDPSAAKRIVTMWVLTPALAIATSYPVFVFLL is encoded by the coding sequence ATGGTTGTGCTGCTAACTGTCGTCGGTATCGGCGTCGCGATATTCGTCGGGTTCAACATCGGAGGGTCATCAACGGGCGTGGCGTTCGGTCCGGCAGTGGGCTCGCGCTTGGTCCGAAAGACGACCGCTGGCGCGTTGTTCGTCGCTTTCGGCTTTATCGGTGCGTGGACCGTCGGTCGGAACGTCATCGCGACGATGAGTAGCAGTATCGTGCCGGCAACCCAGTTTACGCCCGCTGCAAGCGTTGCCGTCCTGTTTTTCACCGGCGCGTCGTTATTCGTGTCCAATCTCTATGGCGTTCCAGCTTCGACCTCGATGACGGCCGTCGGGGCGATCGTCGGATTGGGTCTCGCATCCGACACTCTCAATCGGGCGCTGATGTTCGTTATCGTCTCGGCGTGGATCGTCGCACCCCTGTCGTGTTTCCTCATCGGGGCCGTAGTCGGACGCTACATCTACCCGTATCTCGACCGTTACATCGCGTTCACGAAATTCGATCTCCATTTCGTCCAGCTTGACCGGTCGGGGACAGTTCCACGTCCGTATTTAAATAAGAACGCGTCACCACAGGACATCGTCGGGTCACTCTCAGTGGTCGTCATCGCCTGTTATATGGCGTTCTCGGCGGGGGCGTCGAACGCGGCGAACGCAGTGGCTCCCCTCGTCGGTTCGGGGGGATCGCTCACTGTCAATCAGGGCGTCCTGCTTGCGGTGGCAGCCTTCGGGTTGGGCAGTTTTACTATCGCCCGTCGCACGCTGGAGACGGTCGGGGACGATATTACGGAACTACCGATCCTCGCATCGCTGATCGTTTCCGTCGTCGGTGGGACAGTGATTACGATCCTCTCCTATTTCGGGATTCCCGCGAGTCTCGCGGTGAGTACGACATCGACGATTATTGGGCTCGGGTGGGGCCGAGCGAGTCGGGCGGCGACACTGGTGGAGTTGGCAATCCCAACACCCGAGCGGCCGGAAGTAGACGTCGCAACAGGGGCATTGGTCACCTCCCGCGCCGAGGAGGCTCCTGCTGGCCCGACCATCGGGGACATCGCTCGCCAGGAGAAGCCGGCAGAGAAACCAGCGGACGTCCCAGACGTACCGGATGTCGGCGCGGAAGGACCGGCTGATCTCGACGAGCGGAGCCTCTTCGATCCGAGCGCGGCCAAGCGCATCGTAACGATGTGGGTGTTGACGCCGGCACTGGCGATTGCCACCTCGTACCCGGTGTTCGTGTTCCTGCTGTGA